One segment of Physeter macrocephalus isolate SW-GA unplaced genomic scaffold, ASM283717v5 random_402, whole genome shotgun sequence DNA contains the following:
- the CUNH11orf86 gene encoding uncharacterized protein C11orf86 homolog isoform X1, which produces MGTGLRSQSLRGPRPSYSKLQEPWGRPLAGRLSRALSLRQGREKSRSSDGGPERLDAPGQEQLPGSLGDTEQLIQAQQEGSQRWLRQYQQKIRRRWERFVTSFRSVTLSQSASPQPSLGTTS; this is translated from the exons atgggGACAGGGCTACGCAGCCAGTCCTTGCGAGGACCACGGCCCTCCTATAGCAAGCTCCAGGAGCCCTGGGGGAGGCCCCTGGCAGGCCGACTGAGTCGGGCGCTGAGCCTCAGACAGGGGCGTGAGAAGTCCAGGTCCTCAGACGGAGGCCCAGAAAGGCTGGACGCCCCCGGACAGGAGCAACTGCCAGGGAGCCTGGGGGACACAGAGCAGCTGATCCAAGcccagcaagaaggcagccagcGGTGGCTGAGGCAGTATCAGCAG AAGATAAGGAGAAGGTGGGAGAGGTTTGTCACCAGCTTCCGCAGCGTGACCCTGAGCCAGTCGGCCTCCCCACAGCCCTCGCTGGGCACCACCAGCTAA
- the CUNH11orf86 gene encoding uncharacterized protein C11orf86 homolog isoform X2, giving the protein MGTGLRSQSLRGPRPSYSKLQEPWGRPLAGRLSRALSLRQGREKSRSSDGGPERLDAPGQEQLPGSLGDTEQLIQAQQEGSQRWLRQYQQIRRRWERFVTSFRSVTLSQSASPQPSLGTTS; this is encoded by the exons atgggGACAGGGCTACGCAGCCAGTCCTTGCGAGGACCACGGCCCTCCTATAGCAAGCTCCAGGAGCCCTGGGGGAGGCCCCTGGCAGGCCGACTGAGTCGGGCGCTGAGCCTCAGACAGGGGCGTGAGAAGTCCAGGTCCTCAGACGGAGGCCCAGAAAGGCTGGACGCCCCCGGACAGGAGCAACTGCCAGGGAGCCTGGGGGACACAGAGCAGCTGATCCAAGcccagcaagaaggcagccagcGGTGGCTGAGGCAGTATCAGCAG ATAAGGAGAAGGTGGGAGAGGTTTGTCACCAGCTTCCGCAGCGTGACCCTGAGCCAGTCGGCCTCCCCACAGCCCTCGCTGGGCACCACCAGCTAA